The Eleginops maclovinus isolate JMC-PN-2008 ecotype Puerto Natales chromosome 3, JC_Emac_rtc_rv5, whole genome shotgun sequence genome includes a region encoding these proteins:
- the nr0b2a gene encoding nuclear receptor subfamily 0 group B member 2a, with product MDNRCHCTSSSDRLSNPILFNILSQMDNSKPNQNCFNYNSIPHRCNCELRRTVCLKRPSEVCKEASAVLVKTVHFMKNLPAFNQMPPNDQFLLLKSCWAPLFILGLAQEQVNFEVTDTPADSMLKRILLNRQESLDMEREQPTMSGVSKLRSCLKKFWSLDLSPKEYAYLKGTTIFNPDVPYLKAAVFVEGLQQEAQHALSAMVQLLHPGDQERFARILLTASMLQSITPNLITELFFRPVIGQADLLELLADMLFCR from the exons atggataaCAGGTGTCATTGTACATCCAGCAGCGACAGGCTTTCGAATCCTATCCTGTTCAACATCCTGAGCCAAATGGATAACAGCAAGCCAAACCAAAACTGCTTCAACTACAATTCAATACCTCACAGATGCAACTGTGAGCTGCGAAGGACAGTGTGTTTGAAAAGGCCCTCCGAGGTCTGCAAAGAAGCGTCAGCAGTTCTGGTTAAGACTGTTCATTTCATGAAGAATTTACCTGCTTTTAACCAGATGCCACCAAATGACCAGTTCTTACTTCTGAAAAGCTGCTGGGCACCGCTCTTCATTCTGGGTCTGGCCCAGGAGCAAGTGAATTTTGAGGTGACGGACACACCTGCGGACAGCATGTTGAAAAGGATTCTCCTAAACCGCCAGGAGAGCCTCGATATGGAGAGGGAGCAGCCTACCATGTCGGGGGTCAGCAAACTCAGGTCCTGCCTTAAAAAGTTTTGGAGTTTGGATTTGAGTCCAAAGGAGTATGCATACCTCAAAGGAACCACGATATTCAATCCAG ATGTCCCATATTTAAAGGCAGCAGTTTTTGTTGAAGGCTTGCAGCAGGAGGCTCAGCATGCCCTCAGCGCGATGGTCCAGCTCCTTCACCCAGGGGATCAGGAACGCTTTGCCCGGATCCTCCTAACAGCCTCCATGCTGCAGAGCATCACACCTAACCTCATCACTGAACTCTTTTTCCGACCCGTAATAGGCCAGGCTGATCTGCTAGAGCTGTTGGCGGACATGCTCTTCTGCCGATAG